Proteins encoded by one window of Leptolyngbya sp. 'hensonii':
- a CDS encoding response regulator transcription factor, protein KPLPLTPAEEKVFWEVIQGYTNKQIGDHLFVSPRTVQTHLSNILNKLKLENRSQLVRYAFEHGYKLSATEETS, encoded by the coding sequence CCAAGCCCCTACCCCTTACCCCCGCTGAGGAGAAAGTCTTCTGGGAAGTGATCCAGGGCTATACCAATAAGCAAATTGGAGACCATCTGTTTGTCAGCCCTCGAACAGTGCAAACTCATCTCAGCAACATCTTGAATAAGTTAAAGCTAGAGAACCGTTCCCAGCTCGTTCGCTATGCATTCGAGCATGGCTACAAATTGTCGGCAACCGAGGAAACCTCCTGA